One window from the genome of Acuticoccus sp. I52.16.1 encodes:
- a CDS encoding xanthine dehydrogenase family protein molybdopterin-binding subunit, whose translation MPIEFRKEYFADERDDNLNEIGKPTQRQDMLGHVTGRSPYYDDHLFDGLLHIRCVRSPHHHARVRRIDVSEAERVPGVKRVILAKDVPHNLNTLLSLMDFGLDDEPMIAAEGAEVRYRGEPVAAVVADTERIAREAVAKVRVDYEVLPHVLDVEEAIKPGAVAVNPAYPANKFVYHGKYDHQKLRYGDVEAAFRQCDRVIEGRYQMSPIEQAPIETCGAIAAPETNDRWVCYTSTQALFFSLGTAAKLLDISSARLHLIGGTVGGGFGGKVDSIHEPLAILGAVLTGRPCKAMFDREEEMQVGAPRGAERWYITDGVMNDGRIMARKFTGYFDAGAYTRLSSYAIIKGVGHLPGPYTIPNVYADVYCVFTNRTPATAMRGFGVTGVDFAIESHMDVVADELDLDPIEMRILNAYRDGDMKAHRRLAKNTALIECCHVAAEKAGWPLSAEARAASSLTGGGGVRGELPAFTAEDQHGRVSGYDSGSYAQGDRPRQPAEVGRDAPPPRPAPQPPRAPQPNRAEPPRTGPARPEPAMAGPERGPAGAGSSGAPSTSSPRPERAPAPAPDGSAPRRGPRFASISGLRRR comes from the coding sequence ATGCCCATCGAATTCCGCAAAGAATACTTCGCCGACGAGCGCGACGACAACCTGAACGAGATCGGCAAGCCGACGCAGCGTCAGGACATGCTCGGCCACGTCACCGGCCGCTCGCCCTACTACGACGACCACCTCTTCGACGGCCTGTTGCACATTCGCTGCGTGCGTTCGCCGCATCACCACGCGCGCGTGCGCCGGATCGACGTGTCGGAGGCCGAGCGGGTGCCGGGGGTCAAGCGGGTGATCCTCGCCAAGGATGTGCCGCACAACCTCAACACGCTGCTCTCGCTGATGGATTTCGGCCTCGACGATGAGCCGATGATCGCCGCCGAGGGGGCCGAGGTGCGCTACAGGGGCGAGCCGGTCGCGGCCGTCGTCGCCGATACCGAGCGCATCGCCCGCGAGGCCGTCGCCAAGGTTCGCGTCGACTACGAGGTGCTGCCGCACGTCCTCGACGTCGAGGAGGCGATCAAGCCGGGCGCGGTGGCGGTCAATCCGGCCTACCCGGCCAACAAGTTCGTCTATCACGGCAAATACGATCACCAGAAGCTGCGCTACGGCGACGTCGAGGCCGCGTTTCGCCAGTGCGACCGGGTGATCGAGGGGCGCTACCAGATGAGCCCGATCGAGCAGGCGCCGATCGAGACCTGCGGTGCCATCGCCGCGCCCGAAACGAACGACCGCTGGGTCTGCTACACGTCGACGCAGGCGCTGTTCTTCTCGCTCGGCACCGCGGCGAAGCTCCTCGACATCTCCTCGGCGCGGCTGCACCTCATCGGCGGCACGGTGGGCGGCGGCTTCGGCGGCAAGGTGGATTCCATCCACGAGCCGCTGGCGATCCTCGGCGCGGTGCTGACCGGGCGGCCCTGCAAGGCGATGTTCGACCGCGAGGAGGAGATGCAGGTCGGTGCCCCGCGCGGCGCCGAGCGCTGGTACATCACCGACGGCGTGATGAACGACGGCCGCATCATGGCCCGCAAATTCACCGGCTATTTCGATGCCGGTGCCTACACGCGGCTGTCCTCCTACGCGATCATCAAGGGCGTCGGCCATCTTCCGGGGCCGTATACGATCCCCAACGTCTATGCCGACGTCTACTGCGTCTTCACCAACCGCACGCCGGCGACGGCGATGCGCGGCTTCGGCGTCACCGGCGTCGACTTCGCGATCGAGAGCCACATGGACGTGGTGGCGGACGAGCTGGACCTCGACCCGATCGAGATGCGCATCCTCAACGCCTACCGCGACGGGGACATGAAGGCGCACCGCCGCCTTGCCAAGAACACCGCCCTCATCGAATGCTGTCACGTCGCTGCGGAGAAGGCCGGATGGCCGCTTTCGGCAGAGGCGCGCGCGGCGTCGTCGCTGACCGGTGGCGGGGGAGTGCGGGGCGAATTGCCGGCGTTCACGGCGGAGGACCAGCACGGGCGCGTGTCCGGCTACGACTCCGGCTCGTATGCGCAAGGCGACCGTCCCCGCCAGCCGGCCGAGGTGGGGCGCGACGCGCCGCCGCCGCGCCCGGCGCCTCAGCCGCCGCGTGCCCCTCAGCCGAACCGCGCCGAGCCGCCTCGCACCGGGCCGGCCCGTCCCGAGCCTGCCATGGCCGGTCCGGAGCGCGGGCCCGCCGGTGCCGGGTCGTCCGGCGCACCGTCCACCTCCTCGCCGCGGCCGGAGCGTGCCCCCGCGCCGGCCCCAGACGGGTCCGCTCCGCGCCGGGGGCCGCGCTTCGCTTCGATTTCCGGCCTGAGAAGGCGGTAA
- a CDS encoding (2Fe-2S)-binding protein has protein sequence MAKTPIAFTHNGDERAVFVDDGQNLLDMLRRTAGDLTPKYGCGQGTCGACTVLVDGAPQLACLTLAETVNGRAIDTVAGLGDGRLTALQKAFMDNFAAQCGYCTDGMLMSASALLKRNPRPTREEVVEAISGNLCRCTGYEAIIDAVLAAAHGPSTAARR, from the coding sequence ATGGCCAAGACCCCGATCGCGTTCACCCACAACGGCGACGAGCGCGCCGTCTTCGTCGACGACGGCCAGAACCTCCTCGACATGCTGCGCCGCACCGCCGGCGACCTGACGCCCAAATATGGCTGCGGGCAGGGGACCTGCGGCGCCTGCACGGTGCTCGTCGACGGGGCGCCGCAACTCGCCTGCCTGACGCTGGCCGAGACGGTGAACGGCCGCGCGATCGACACGGTCGCCGGTTTGGGAGACGGCCGCCTCACCGCGCTGCAGAAGGCGTTCATGGACAATTTCGCCGCCCAGTGCGGCTATTGCACGGACGGGATGCTGATGTCGGCCTCCGCGCTCCTGAAGCGCAATCCACGGCCGACGCGCGAGGAAGTGGTGGAGGCGATCTCGGGCAACCTGTGCCGGTGCACCGGCTACGAGGCGATCATCGACGCCGTGCTGGCGGCCGCGCACGGCCCCTCGACGGCGGCCCGCCGGTGA
- a CDS encoding xanthine dehydrogenase family protein subunit M, whose protein sequence is MPVSVATYDSLSEAGRAFAEHRGARVYSGGTLVMRAVNEGDVTFDRLIRITDRAYGDIAVGSDVRLGGGVTMAQIVAHRDLGFLAPVARVIGGPQVRQVATVAGNLFAPAPYGDLAGALVALGAQAEMVGGSRTPVEELVKGGGSRALVAAVIFPRPQGELKFVKVSRVKPKGVALMSISASIPRGSGEARIVFNGMGPHPMRAVAAERALSGRAGDRDAIARAASQAAEGLDPSDDGLATAWYRREVAGVHLKRLLEAR, encoded by the coding sequence ATGCCGGTAAGCGTTGCCACCTACGACTCGCTCAGCGAGGCGGGCCGGGCGTTCGCCGAACATCGCGGCGCGCGCGTCTATTCCGGCGGCACCCTCGTCATGCGCGCCGTGAACGAGGGGGACGTCACGTTCGACCGCCTCATCCGCATCACCGATCGCGCCTATGGCGACATCGCCGTCGGCAGCGACGTGCGGCTCGGTGGCGGGGTGACGATGGCGCAGATCGTGGCCCACCGCGACCTCGGCTTCCTCGCCCCGGTGGCCCGCGTCATCGGCGGCCCGCAGGTGCGCCAGGTGGCGACGGTCGCCGGCAACCTCTTCGCCCCCGCACCCTACGGCGACCTCGCCGGCGCGCTCGTCGCGCTGGGGGCGCAGGCCGAGATGGTGGGCGGCAGCCGCACCCCGGTGGAGGAGCTGGTGAAGGGGGGCGGGAGCCGCGCCCTGGTCGCCGCGGTGATCTTCCCGCGCCCGCAGGGGGAGCTGAAGTTCGTCAAGGTGAGCCGGGTGAAGCCCAAGGGCGTCGCGCTGATGTCGATCTCGGCATCGATACCGCGCGGCTCGGGCGAGGCACGCATCGTCTTCAACGGCATGGGGCCGCACCCGATGCGCGCGGTCGCCGCCGAGCGGGCGCTCTCCGGCCGCGCCGGCGATCGTGACGCCATCGCCCGCGCCGCCTCGCAGGCCGCCGAAGGGCTCGACCCGTCCGACGACGGCCTCGCCACCGCCTGGTACCGGCGCGAGGTCGCCGGCGTTCACCTGAAGCGCCTGCTGGAGGCCCGCTGA
- a CDS encoding SRPBCC family protein — protein MVKIVTSTIIDAPVEAVWEVVRDFNGHDRWHPAVADSVMERGAPTDKVGGVRRFHLADGSELREQLLALDDAEMTMSYCLLDTPVPLLNYVAHCRLLPVTDGDMTFWHWESRFDTPKGRETELKTTVTNDIYLAGMNAVRAYVGERGS, from the coding sequence ATGGTCAAGATCGTCACCTCCACCATCATCGACGCGCCGGTCGAGGCGGTGTGGGAGGTCGTGCGCGACTTCAACGGCCACGACCGCTGGCATCCCGCCGTCGCCGACTCGGTGATGGAGCGCGGCGCGCCGACGGACAAGGTCGGCGGTGTGCGGCGCTTCCATCTCGCCGACGGCTCCGAGCTGCGCGAGCAGCTACTGGCGCTGGACGACGCCGAGATGACCATGAGCTACTGCCTGCTCGACACGCCGGTGCCGCTCCTGAACTATGTCGCCCACTGCCGGCTGCTGCCGGTGACGGACGGCGACATGACCTTCTGGCACTGGGAGTCGCGGTTCGACACGCCGAAAGGCCGCGAGACCGAGCTGAAGACCACGGTGACGAACGACATCTACCTCGCCGGCATGAACGCCGTGCGGGCCTATGTCGGCGAGCGTGGGTCGTGA
- a CDS encoding trans-aconitate 2-methyltransferase, which produces MPDPFSDPAAADDALVAIMIDTLEARGVDPAMVPIVDAYLELLAAHAPRRIVEIGAGTGAVARRIAARFPQAEVHGVDPSPQFIAVAESQPGPNLSFAVGDGRSLAEPDGSADVALLHTVLTHVPDPAPLVAEAVRILRPGGALVVCDADFSKLTMAAFEGDPLGACSRVFVENYVTDPYLVAKLPALAAAAGLTVAHFSLANRLDRGHGAGVGQLRMANSVMVAQGLIGQPFADALVAEYERRSDAGTMYGFMPFATLVATKDG; this is translated from the coding sequence ATGCCCGATCCCTTCTCCGACCCCGCCGCCGCGGACGACGCTCTCGTCGCCATCATGATCGACACGCTGGAGGCGCGCGGCGTCGACCCGGCAATGGTCCCGATCGTCGATGCCTACCTGGAGCTTCTCGCCGCACACGCGCCGCGCCGCATCGTCGAGATCGGCGCCGGCACCGGAGCGGTCGCCCGGCGCATCGCCGCGCGTTTCCCGCAGGCGGAGGTGCACGGGGTCGACCCCTCGCCGCAGTTCATCGCCGTGGCCGAGAGCCAGCCGGGTCCCAACCTCAGCTTCGCCGTGGGCGATGGCCGATCGCTCGCCGAGCCGGACGGCAGCGCCGACGTCGCGCTCCTCCATACGGTGCTCACCCATGTGCCCGATCCGGCGCCGCTGGTGGCCGAGGCGGTGCGCATCCTGCGGCCCGGCGGCGCGCTGGTGGTGTGCGATGCGGACTTCTCCAAGCTCACCATGGCCGCGTTCGAGGGCGATCCGCTGGGCGCCTGCTCCAGGGTGTTCGTGGAGAACTACGTCACCGACCCCTACCTCGTCGCCAAGCTCCCGGCACTCGCGGCCGCGGCAGGGCTGACGGTCGCCCACTTCAGCCTCGCCAACCGGCTGGACCGGGGCCACGGCGCGGGCGTGGGGCAGCTTCGCATGGCCAACTCGGTGATGGTGGCGCAGGGACTGATCGGCCAGCCGTTCGCCGACGCGCTGGTCGCCGAATACGAGCGCCGCTCCGACGCGGGCACGATGTACGGCTTCATGCCCTTCGCCACCCTCGTCGCGACGAAGGACGGCTGA
- a CDS encoding SRPBCC family protein — MPRVYVSTVINAPASEVWARVRDFNALPRWHPRIRESRIEDGLPSDKIGCVRAFRLQNGDALREKLLGLSDYDMFCTYAILESPMPLTDYVATLRITPITDGDRTFAEWSADFVCAEADADDLVAGVGGNVFQGGFDALKRHFTR, encoded by the coding sequence GTGCCACGTGTCTACGTCTCGACGGTGATCAACGCGCCTGCGTCCGAAGTCTGGGCGCGGGTGCGGGACTTCAACGCCCTGCCGCGCTGGCATCCGCGCATCCGCGAGAGCCGCATCGAGGACGGCCTGCCGTCCGACAAGATCGGCTGCGTGCGCGCCTTCCGCCTGCAGAACGGCGATGCCCTGCGCGAGAAGCTGCTCGGCCTCTCCGACTACGACATGTTCTGCACCTACGCGATCCTCGAAAGCCCGATGCCGCTGACCGACTACGTCGCGACGCTGCGCATCACCCCGATTACCGACGGCGACCGCACCTTCGCCGAGTGGTCGGCCGACTTCGTGTGCGCGGAGGCGGACGCGGACGATCTCGTCGCCGGCGTCGGCGGCAACGTCTTCCAGGGCGGTTTCGACGCCCTGAAGCGCCACTTCACCCGGTGA